The following proteins are co-located in the Megalobrama amblycephala isolate DHTTF-2021 linkage group LG12, ASM1881202v1, whole genome shotgun sequence genome:
- the LOC125280167 gene encoding taste receptor type 1 member 1-like: MLLSSIYIFLVGFTNCFFFKVSCSKSEFSLEGDYLLGGLFPLHEADHVTPLFSPETTECFRHRFSKSGYQMLQVMRFAVEEINNSTTLLPNVSLGYEIFDHCSNTKNFPSVLSFISNNGSIKPKEKLNNYRPKVIALTGPYGSTPTITIAQLITMDLIPLVNYGATSSVLSNKLQYPSFVRTIPCNKNLIEMIIHIIRWFGWNWVAFLGSQDDYSSDGLKLFNEYISNTGICLAYQERLSLNANYSLTLQKIDMLNINVIVVFAVPQYASKIIKAAIANNIQDKVWIASQAWSMNQQIPREPGIGKIGTIIGITERLLSLPGFNEFVYKDRRTTDVNHYEESDIQSTSRTCNQVCDYCTMLTAEEIINENPTFSFAIYAAIYTIAHALHKVLQCDMNECRKNTPVKPYMLLGEIKKLDFPLNGRQVKYDDNYDPTISYAVVLWHTDVNPPQFEMVGTYDTYPEVTFTINNSLLPWHNNGSVPFSNCSAECKEGFSRQPEGFHSCCFTCKECPCNSYVNYSRDPYTCFPCAENEWSDEGSTTCKTRSVVYLQFTEIPSIAVLVSAICIIILLIAIFCIFAYNYNTPVVRSAGGSMCFLMLTCLILSSISAFFFFGEPTSALCLMRKAIFTFFFTVCISCLTVRSFQIVCVFKMAAQFPRVHSLWVKHNGQWLFIASVSVIHLISCVVWMTFSPDKPIADSWTFKDQIMLICEMGNALTITIVVFIGWFLGFLCLLFSYMGRDLPKNYNEAKSITFSLILYYLTWIVYYTAYLSFKSKYITLLNAIAQISSINGILFSYFIPKSYVIIFQPQKNTPAYFQTSIQNYTQTISRT; encoded by the exons ATGCTTCTCAGTAGCATTTACATTTTCCTTGTGGGCTTTACTAATTGTTTCTTTTTCAAAGTTTCTTGCTCAAAATCTGAGTTCAGCTTGGAAGGAGATTACTTATTGGGTGGCCTTTTCCCTTTACATGAAGCTGACCATGTGACACCCCTGTTCTCCCCAGAGACCACTGAATGTTTCAG GCACCGTTTCTCAAAATCTGGCTATCAGATGTTGCAAGTAATGAGGTTTGCTGTTGAGGAGATTAACAACTCCACCACTCTTCTGCCCAATGTTTCTCTGGGCTATGAAATTTTTGACCATTGTTCTAATACAAAGAATTTCCCATCAGTCTTAAGTTTTATCTCAAATAATGGATCAATAAAACCTAAAGAAAAACTCAACAACTATCGGCCTAAAGTGATTGCTTTAACAGGGCCATATGGAAGCACACCAACTATTACTATTGCACAACTAATCACAATGGACCTTATACCATTG GTGAATTATGGAGCTACTAGCTCTGTGTTAAGTAATAAACTTCAGTATCCCTCTTTTGTAAGAACAATCCCTTGCAACAAAAACCTGATAGAGATGATTATTCACATCATACGGTGGTTTGGATGGAACTGGGTTGCCTTTCTTGGTAGCCAAGATGATTACAGTTCAGACGGACTAAAGCTGTTTAACGAGTATATAAGCAATACTGGCATTTGTCTGGCCTATCAAGAGCGTCTAAGTCTAAATGCAAACTACAGTCTAACACTTCAAAAGATTGATATGCTAAACATcaatgttattgttgtttttgctGTGCCACAATATGCAAGCAAAATTATCAAAGCAGCCATAGCAAACAACATCCAAGACAAAGTATGGATTGCAAGTCAGGCATGGTCTATGAATCAACAGATTCCAAGAGAGCCAGGAATTGGGAAAATTGGCACAATCATTGGTATTACCGAAAGATTGTTGtcattgcctggatttaatgaATTTGTCTATAAAGACAGGAGAACAACTGATGTTAACCATTATGAAGAGAGTGACATCCAGAGTACAAGTAGGACGTGTAATCAAGTTTGTGATTACTGCACAATGTTGACCGCAGAGGAGATTATAAATGAAAATCCCACATTCTCCTTTGCCATCTATGCTGCCATATATACCATAGCTCATGCTTTACATAAAGTTCTGCAGTGCGACATGAATGAATGCCGCAAAAACACACCGGTTAAGCCATACATG CTTCTGGGAGAAATAAAGAAGTTGGATTTTCCACTCAATGGCCGTCAGGTGAAATATGATGATAATTATGATCCAACCATCAGTTATGCAGTTGTGCTCTGGCACACTGATGTGAATCCTCCACAGTTTGAGATGGTGGGCACATATGATACATATCCAGAAGTGACTTTTACCATCAACAACTCTCTCCTGCCCTGGCATAACAATGGTTCT GTTCCTTTCTCAAACTGCTCTGCTGAGTGTAAGGAGGGATTTTCAAGGCAACCTGAAGGTTTTCATAGTTGCTGTTTTACGTGTAAAGAATGCCCATGCAATAGCTATGTGAATTATTCTC GGGACCCCTATACCTGTTTTCCATGTGCAGAGAATGAATGGTCTGATGAAGGCAGCACAACATGTAAGACACGTTCTGTTGTCTATCTTCAGTTCACAGAAATCCCCTCCATTGCTGTCTTGGTTTCTGCCATATGTATAATTATTTTACTCATTGCCATATTTTGTATTTTCGCCTACAATTACAACACACCAGTGGTGAGGTCTGCTGGTGGTAGCATGTGTTTCCTGATGTTGACATGCTTGATTTTGTCTAGTATAAGTGCATTCTTTTTCTTTGGAGAACCCACATCTGCACTTTGCCTTATGAGAAAGgccatatttacatttttcttcaCTGTCTGTATTTCCTGTTTGACTGTCCGTTCCTTTCaaattgtttgtgtttttaaaatggctGCTCAGTTCCCTAGGGTGCACAGCCTTTGGGTAAAGCACAATGGACAGTGGCTCTTCATTGCATCTGTGTCTGtcattcatttaatttcttGTGTTGTATGGATGACTTTCTCTCCTGACAAACCCATCGCCGACTCATGGACTTTTAAAGATCAAATTATGCTCATCTGTGAAATGGGGAATGCATTAACCATAACCATAGTTGTGTTCATAGGTTGGTTTCTTGGTTTCCTGTGTCTCCTGTTTTCCTATATGGGAAGAGATCTGCCGAAAAATTACAATGAGGCCAAATCAATAACATTCAGTCTAATATTGTACTATCTGACCTGGATTGTATATTACACAGCATACCTATCTTTCAAAAGCAAATACATCACTCTTTTGAATGCAATTGCCCAGATATCCAGTATAAATGGAATTCTCTTTAGCTATTTCATACCAAAATCATACGTCATAATATTCCAACCACAAAAGAACACTCCTGCATACTTTCAAACATCTATTCAGAATTACACCCAAACTATCAGTAGGACTTAG